ATCATATTTTCAACTAACGAGTTAGGCATAACCATGCCTATACTAATTGCTTTATCATAATTATTAAGTAATTGGTGTGGAATTTTATGATGATGGTCTTCTATATTTTCAAGCATAGTAACACCATAAAACTCTGCACCAAGCATTTTAGCTTGAGCAGATAATGTAGTTTCAAGTTGTTTCATTTCTTGTCTCCTAATGTAATCTTGTCCTTATTTATATTATAACTTAAAAAATCAAAATTGAATAGAAGTGCTTTTAAGGCAAAAACTTTGTATAATAATATAAACAAGTTACAATAACAGATGAGAAGGATTGGGGGATTTAGCATGGCTTCTTCGTATGGAATGAAGTATAAATTAACTCTTTTTGGAGAATCACATGGTAGTGGTGTAGGTATTGTTATAGATGGAATTCCGGCAGGTTTTAAGATAGATTTTGAAGAAATAAGATTGCAAATGGCTAGAAGACGGCCTGGTTTACACAAAAATACAACCACTAGAGTAGAACGTGATGAAGCTAAAATATTGAGTGGTTATTATAATGAGCATTGTACTGGAGCACCCTTAACAGCATTTATAGAATCAACAAATATAAGGCCAAAAGACTATAGTATATTTGCTAAAAATCCACGCCCAGGGCATGCGGATTATTCAGCATGGGTAAAGTATAATGGCTTTAATGATATACGAGGTGGAGGCATGTTTTCGGGGCGTTTAACGGCACCAATAGTTTTTGCTGGAGTTATTGCTAAACAAATACTAAGGCAAAAAGGCATAACTATTGGTGGCCATATAATGCAGGTAGGGAATATTAAAGATACGACTTTTAATCCGTTAGGAGAGCCTGCGCAAAAACTTAATATACTGGGTACACAAGCTTTTCCCGTATGTGATAAAGATATTGGTGAAACAATGCAAAATAAAGTTGCTAAGTTAAAAGAAAGTGGAGATTCCATTGGCGGTATAGTTGAGTGTATGGCGATAGGGTTAAATGCAGGAGTAGGGGATCCTTTTTTTAATAGTATTGAAAGTACTGTTGCCCATTTAGCCTTTTCTATACCTGGTGTTAAGGGAATTGAATTTGGTAAGGGATTTGAATTGGCCAAAATGCAGGGAAGTAACTCAAATGATTGTTATAAATATGAAAATGGCAAAGTTATAACTACAAGCAACTTTAATGGGGGAGTTTTAGGTGGAATATCTACAGGAATGCCAATTATTTATAGAACAGTATTCAAAGCCACCTCCTCAATTGCAATTAAACAAAACACCATTAACTTAGAAAACAAGGAGAATACAGAGCTACAAGTAGAGGGTAGACATGACCCCTGTATAGTCCTTAGAGCTGTTCCAGTGATGGAGTCAGTTCTAGCAATTGCTTTACTTGATTTAATAATTTAGTTTATAACAGCAAAAAATTATTACATAAACACATTATTCTATAGTATTGCTATAGTTATGTTTAAATTTATTATCTGTAACATATCATAATAAATTATTGGAGAGCTATTTTATAAATGTAAATAGCTCTCCAATAATTATTTATTATCGTTACATCAAAAAGATAAGATAATTAACTAAAATTTTAGGTTTTAATACTAAAAATCTTATAAAAACTATTAAACATATCTTATCCATGTACATATATTATTATATAAAAGGAAAAGTGGTGATAATATGTCATGTTTTAAAAGGTGTTGCTATTCTACGAAGAAGGTTTTAGATTTAAACTATTGCACTTACTCATTATGCAAGCTAATTCGTGAGAATTTTGTAATAGATGATATAATTGGCTTAACTTTTATTGAAAATGGTGTTGCTTCAATTGCTACAGGTAGATACAAAGGTATTTATGGATGTGTGATTAAAATTAGTGGTCTATTAATTGATGATACTATAAGTTATGTGCCTTTAAATGATGTGTCTAGTGTAGAAAAGGGTATAATTGAAATAAGTAGTAAGCCATTATCTATTAGTCTAAAATAATAAATTATAAAAGGGATCGCTCACTAGAGCAATCCCTTTTAATCTGTAGATTAGTTATCATTATTTGTTAGTCTTACCTGATGATAAACTTTTTTTCCTTTACGTAACATTAACGTATTGTCATTAAAATCAGCTGTATTTACTACTCTAAAGGGGTCACTTACCTTTTTATCATTTACGCTAATACCATTTTGTTTTATTAACCTGCGGGCTTCACTCTTGGTAGCTACCAAACCTGTTTTTAATAAAAGATCTAGTAATGAGATACCTTCATTAATTTCTAAAGTGGAAATTTCAGTGTTTGGTACATCTGTCATATTTGTCCCCTTAGAGAATAAGGCCTTTGAAGCCTCACGAGCTTTATTAGCTTCATCTTCTCCATGAACAATTTTAGTTGTTTCATAAGCTAATACTTCTTTAGCTTTATTAATCTCTGCACCCTCAAGATTACCTAATCTGTTTACCTCAGTCATAGGTAAAAATGTCATTAAAGCAAGACATTTTTTTATGCTACCATCTTCGATATTACGCCAATACTGGTAAAACTCATAGGGAGATGTTTTTTCAGCATCGAGCCAAATCGCGCCCTTTTCGGTTTTACCCATTTTTTTACCATCACTATTGGTGAGAAGTGCAAACGTTAAGGCAAATGACAGACCACGTTCTTTTCTGCGAACTAAATCAACTCCGCCTAAAATATTAGACCACTGATCGTTGCCGCCAAACTGCATAGTACAATTATAGTTTCTGTAGAGATGCAAAAAGTCGTAAGACTGCATTAACATATAGTTAAACTCCAAGAATGACAAGCCTTTTTCTAAGCGTGATTTATAACATTCTGCAGTTAACATTCTGTTAACTGAAAAATGAACACCAACTTCTCTTAAAAAATCAACATAATTAAGCTCCAATAACCAATCCGCATTATTTAATATTAAAGCCTTATTGTCACTAAAATCTACATACTTTTTAAAGTAATCACCAAACTTATTAGCATTTGCAAAAATATCTTTTTTAGTAAGCATTTTACGCATATCGGTTTTGCCTGTTGGATCACCTACCATAGTAGTTCCACCACCAAGTAAAATAATGGGTTGATGGCCAGCTGCCTGCATATGTTTAATTACCATTATTTGTAAAAAATGGCCAATGTGTAGACTTTCAGCTGTGGGGTCAAAACCAATATAAAATGTTACCTTTTCTTTGGCTAGTATTTCTTTAATCTCTTCTGGGTGACTAGCTTGTTCAATATAACCCCGTTCAATTAAAACATCGTATACGTTGTTCATTAAAAATTCCCCCTTAAAAATAAACAGGACCAAACTCGCATAAGGACGAGTTTGGCCCGTGGTACCACCTTATTTTACACAAAAATTTTGTGCCTTAAGCATGTTAACGATATGCCTCCGTAGTGCTTTTAACACTAATGCTCCAGATTGTATTTCGTTATTAGCACACAGCTTAGTTTTCACCCACCACTAAGCTCTCTAAATGTTACACTACTAACTACTGTATCCTTCATAGCTGTTACTATAATATTACCAGAAGTTTAATATATCATGCTATTATTGTCAACAGTTTTACTATATTTTTGGCTTATTTTATGATTGTACTACATAAATAAAGGATTTCAGCCATTAAACCTCTAGTAATCGCTTGAGTATCTTTATGGTTTGTCCAAACACTTTGATTGTTTAAAAACTCAGTTATTTTAGCTTCATGATTAAAGCTATTAAGAATATTTTTTTTAAGTAAATACTCAGTGCTTAATTCATCATTAACGATAGCTGTAATATTCCATTTATCGTTTTTAATTAAACTCTTAAGGGTATTTTGATATTCGCCAACAGTTACTTTATCATTAAGCCTATAATTGTTATTATAACGCCCCTGAATTAAACCGTATTTTCGTAATAATTTCAAACCATTGTAGTATGGATCACTCATAATACTAGTATCTATATTAAACTCTGGTAGATAAGCACCTTGTGAAATTAATGTAGACTGTAAGCTCTTAATTAAGTTAGCATTGTTCGCGATATCCCTTACCGTAATGTCATTGTTAATTGCCATAACAGCAGCATTACCAGCCGCTTGGGCAACACACATTCCAACCGGTACCATACGTGTACTGCCATGAGCAAGTGAGCTATAACCAGCTGCTCGGCTTGCTATTAAGAGATTGTCCACCTTTAGTGGTACTATGCAACGATAAGGTATGGAGTATTGTAAAGGATTTCCTATTATTATTACATCCTCACCGGGAGCTGTTCCTTGCAAATCAACTGGATAACTTCCTAGCGCAATTCTATCCTCAAAGTCTTTATTTTCAAGCACATCATCTAAAGTTAGCATGTATTCTGTACTAAAATGACGAGATTCTCTAATGTATAATTCTGGTGCTACACCTAAAAGTTTAATATTTTCCATGCCGGGTACTTCTTTTTGCAAAAATGGAATAATATTTTTTAGCTCTATATTAGCTTTTTGTTTAGCAGATTCAATGCTTTTAGGGTCTAAAGGATTAATCTGAAATATCTGCAATGCATTAATCATAATACAACCATCTGTTTGTCTGGCTATGTTAAGACCACGCAACTGCATATTTTTTTGGCTAGGCTGATAATCATTGTAAAATCTGGCAAACCCCCAAGCGCAATTCTTGCTAGCAGCACTATTGGGGTCATCGTCTGTATTTAAAAAGTCTTTTAGTCTAGTCCAATCTTCAATTTTTACTCCGCCTATTTTAAAAACTTGGGTTACAGCCATACCATAACTTGGTCCACCTATATCTTCTTGACCTAAAGTGTGTTCAATTTCTGCCATAGCAGCTATATCTCCATTTTGAGTGCAATCAATAACCTGCTTACAATTATATATAAACTGCCCACTACCAATTTCTGCACTAATGCCTGTAATTTTATTATTGCTTAGGGTAGGAGTTATGCTAGATGCTTTAAGTTTTAAATCCAGATTAGGTTCATTCTTAATCATGTTGTTAAATACATCTGTGGCTGTTTTAACATTAAAAGAAATCCCCTCAATTCGATCATAAAACTCTTTAAAAATACCTTGTGTTAAAAGAACATCACTATCTTTGTTATAGTTCATATCCAAAAAATTAAGCCAACCTAAGGTAAACAAACCCCCAACTTTTTCACGAGAGTCAATAAGTAATGTTTTAGCTCCTGCTCGGGCACTTGTAACAGCTGCCGCAATACCCTCTGGATCAGTACCGACTACAATAACATCATATTGTAAGGTCTCTTGTTTAGTTGTACAACCTGTTAACAAGAGACTCAAAATTAAGACAATCGATAAAAAATACTTCATAAATATTTCCCCCATAAGTTATCCCTATTTTTGATTATTATAACAGATTAGCAGATGATAATTCTTACATTTTTATAATAATAAAACCATTATACGCTTATACAATACTTCTATAT
This Clostridium sp. 'deep sea' DNA region includes the following protein-coding sequences:
- the aroC gene encoding chorismate synthase — translated: MASSYGMKYKLTLFGESHGSGVGIVIDGIPAGFKIDFEEIRLQMARRRPGLHKNTTTRVERDEAKILSGYYNEHCTGAPLTAFIESTNIRPKDYSIFAKNPRPGHADYSAWVKYNGFNDIRGGGMFSGRLTAPIVFAGVIAKQILRQKGITIGGHIMQVGNIKDTTFNPLGEPAQKLNILGTQAFPVCDKDIGETMQNKVAKLKESGDSIGGIVECMAIGLNAGVGDPFFNSIESTVAHLAFSIPGVKGIEFGKGFELAKMQGSNSNDCYKYENGKVITTSNFNGGVLGGISTGMPIIYRTVFKATSSIAIKQNTINLENKENTELQVEGRHDPCIVLRAVPVMESVLAIALLDLII
- the tyrS gene encoding tyrosine--tRNA ligase, which produces MNNVYDVLIERGYIEQASHPEEIKEILAKEKVTFYIGFDPTAESLHIGHFLQIMVIKHMQAAGHQPIILLGGGTTMVGDPTGKTDMRKMLTKKDIFANANKFGDYFKKYVDFSDNKALILNNADWLLELNYVDFLREVGVHFSVNRMLTAECYKSRLEKGLSFLEFNYMLMQSYDFLHLYRNYNCTMQFGGNDQWSNILGGVDLVRRKERGLSFALTFALLTNSDGKKMGKTEKGAIWLDAEKTSPYEFYQYWRNIEDGSIKKCLALMTFLPMTEVNRLGNLEGAEINKAKEVLAYETTKIVHGEDEANKAREASKALFSKGTNMTDVPNTEISTLEINEGISLLDLLLKTGLVATKSEARRLIKQNGISVNDKKVSDPFRVVNTADFNDNTLMLRKGKKVYHQVRLTNNDN
- a CDS encoding FAD-dependent oxidoreductase, with the translated sequence MKYFLSIVLILSLLLTGCTTKQETLQYDVIVVGTDPEGIAAAVTSARAGAKTLLIDSREKVGGLFTLGWLNFLDMNYNKDSDVLLTQGIFKEFYDRIEGISFNVKTATDVFNNMIKNEPNLDLKLKASSITPTLSNNKITGISAEIGSGQFIYNCKQVIDCTQNGDIAAMAEIEHTLGQEDIGGPSYGMAVTQVFKIGGVKIEDWTRLKDFLNTDDDPNSAASKNCAWGFARFYNDYQPSQKNMQLRGLNIARQTDGCIMINALQIFQINPLDPKSIESAKQKANIELKNIIPFLQKEVPGMENIKLLGVAPELYIRESRHFSTEYMLTLDDVLENKDFEDRIALGSYPVDLQGTAPGEDVIIIGNPLQYSIPYRCIVPLKVDNLLIASRAAGYSSLAHGSTRMVPVGMCVAQAAGNAAVMAINNDITVRDIANNANLIKSLQSTLISQGAYLPEFNIDTSIMSDPYYNGLKLLRKYGLIQGRYNNNYRLNDKVTVGEYQNTLKSLIKNDKWNITAIVNDELSTEYLLKKNILNSFNHEAKITEFLNNQSVWTNHKDTQAITRGLMAEILYLCSTIIK